A section of the Thunnus albacares chromosome 6, fThuAlb1.1, whole genome shotgun sequence genome encodes:
- the LOC122984566 gene encoding uncharacterized protein LOC122984566, whose amino-acid sequence MEGGTRTSLWLVLTLNQLMFCLTNEYSSTSQPTSNEAESTSGSSTPAVELSYTNSNTDNNGTRLDCLIDTEMGLIAVSSAGGLIMCLLVATVVLACQVCQLQRRVYAPRTSRSNMDLVSGTGYWGTDLPEVGGLVGPCDASVMLEEVRADSRMEEERQAEIQEAGEGAGTELEEGATAMAFDPEEKASQMQSSSSRDSCLEVPRDLENMPLVV is encoded by the coding sequence ATGGAAGGCGGTACGAGAACTTCTCTCTGGTTGGTTCTCACGCTCAACCAGCTGATGTTCTGTCTTACTAATGAATACTCTTCAACCTCGCAACCGACTTCAAATGAAGCAGAAAGCACAAGTGGCAGCTCAACCCCTGCTGTGGAGCTCAGCTACACAAACTCGAATACGGACAACAATGGCACCCGGCTTGATTGCTTGATTGACACTGAGATGGGACTGATTGCTGTAAGTTCAGCAGGGGGGCTGATAATGTGCCTGCTCGTTGCTACCGTGGTACTGGCATGCCAGGTCTGCCAACTTCAGCGCCGGGTTTATGCTCCCCGAACCTCCCGGTCCAACATGGATTTGGTGAGTGGTACGGGCTACTGGGGCACTGACCTGCCCGAGGTCGGAGGACTGGTTGGGCCTTGTGACGCCAGTGTCATGCTTGAGGAAGTGAGAGCAGATAGCaggatggaggaagagaggcaGGCTGAAATACAAGAGGCAGGGGAGGGGGCTGGGACCGAACTTGAGGAAGGGGCTACTGCAATGGCTTTTGATCCTGAAGAAAAGGCCAGTCAGATGCAGAGCTCTAGCTCCAGGGACTCCTGTCTGGAGGTTCCCAGGGATCTAGAGAACATGCCCCTTGTTGTGTGA
- the LOC122984565 gene encoding flocculation protein FLO11, translating to MTINFISLIFICMLPLKASSQNDSITMTTGETTRGFTHDQVTMMSNSTPSTMPDVNLTSTTPSLPATQTMPSKTLSPDIHPTATSAYSMLSQSSSTTSATMVVSNQATNETTPTPAPPMLSSSTQSQEAGKMSTSLFTSDKTTHSSTSLTQSTDNISTPTSSNKPVSTNTLPVSSSDATQSTGLYKTSKTTTKTPFIHTTKEKEKQDKGKQGRKGANKGTNPGTVVAGLIGGALVLMMVGFLFIFIKKRKLQRQQITTSDWAGPSPFLQGGTDNGQITLRSSNRVSFSSFLPQRLSKRLSLLPETDEELEEIRPGTTFGSKHERSSFGQKVDENDVKESNGTAALGPEMKSTGDATETVENSVSVTSSQTNDALSTNENSKTANLSDPPTPSETVENATAKKDDGLGQL from the coding sequence ATGACTATCAATTTCATAAGCCTGATTTTCATATGCATGCTGCCACTAAAAGCAAGCAGCCAGAATGACAgcatcaccatgacaacaggtGAGACAACGAGAGGCTTCACTCATGACCAGGTGACAATGATGTCCAACTCAACACCATCCACCATGCCTGATGTAAATCTAACCAGTACCACACCTTCACTGCCAGCAACTCAAACAATGCCTTCTAAGACACTCTCACCAGATATTCACCCAACAGCAACTTCAGCCTATTCCATGTTGTCTCAGTCAAGCAGCACAACATCAGCAACAATGGTTGTAAGCAATCAAGCCACCAATGAAACCACACCTACACCGGCACCTCCAATGCTAAGCAGCTCCACCCAAAGCCAAGAGGCAGGAAAGATGTCGACTTCCCTTTTCACTAGCGATAAAACGACCCATTCTTCCACAAGTCTGACACAGTCTACAGACAACATCTCTACTCCAACCTCATCTAACAAGCCTGTATCTACAAATACACTCCCAGTCTCAAGTAGTGATGCTACACAGTCCACTGGTTTATACAAAACCTCAAAGACCACCACAAAGACACCATTCATCCACACCACcaaggaaaaggaaaaacaagatAAAGGAAAACAGGGGCGAAAGGGGGCCAACAAGGGAACAAACCCCGGTACAGTAGTGGCAGGGCTAATAGGTGGAGCCCTGGTATTGATGATGGTTGGATTCCTCTTCATCTTTATAAAGAAACGAAAGCTTCAGAGGCAGCAGATAACAACTAGTGACTGGGCCGGACCTTCACCATTTCTACAGGGTGGAACTGACAATGGCCAAATAACACTGAGGTCATCTAACCGAGTTTCTTTTTCCAGCTTCCTGCCTCAGAGACTATCCAAAAGGTTGTCCTTGCTCCCAGAAACAGATGAGGAGTTAGAAGAAATTAGGCCAGGTACAACCTTTGGAAGTAAACATGAAAGGAGTTCATTTGGACAAAAGGTAgatgaaaatgatgtaaaagaaaGCAATGGGACTGCTGCACTTGGTCCAGAAATGAAAAGCACAGGAGATGCCACAGAGACTGTTGAAAATTCTGTCTCTGTGACCTCTTCACAAACGAATGATGCACTGTCCACCAATGAAAATTCAAAGACTGCAAACCTCAGTGATCCCCCTACTCCATCTGAAACTGTGGAAAATGCTACGGCAAAGAAAGATGATGGCCTTGGGCAACTTTAA
- the omgb gene encoding oligodendrocyte-myelin glycoprotein, with the protein MEKYSKSKAVALTMPASAACLLLLLLCGLLGGWVLSICPPVCSCSRGHRVVDCSSRGLTKLPPGLQHNIRFLNLSFNSLQGLDNQLSHYAHLRTLDVSYNRLESLPPALPRSLWDLRAAGNHLRSLDKNDTAYHWNLKVLDVSDNELERVVFINNTLPSLQTLNLSYNRFWTVPTNMPHNLESIDLSHNYLVQILPGSLDRLHRLTQFYLHANRFSWLSEGIFDKLRGLQLMTLGDNPWACEEEENITRLLRWAERSHATVLGCPCYTRPICGQAHLATPGGEWHSALFTEPPLWVNSDGEEHDAQSPARTAEATSSYQAKSALFETGIYQDKRGVNESGDHMVFVWTSSTSFESFSTHTSTTARPQSSTKKPKVANSRNKGRGLLCETQQTVTLTIVVMSHILLKTP; encoded by the exons ATGGAGAAATACAGTAAGTCTAAAGCAGT AGCCCTGACCATGCCTGCCTCTGCTGCCTGTctgcttctcctgctgctgtgtgggCTGCTGGGGGGCTGGGTGCTGTCTATCTGCCCCCCTGTGTGCTCCTGCAGCCGGGGACACCGTGTGGTGGACTGCTCCTCACGAGGCCTAACCAAGCTGCCACCTGGTCTGCAGCATAACATTCGCTTTCTCAACCTCTCTTTTAATAG CTTGCAGGGTCTGGACAACCAGCTCAGCCACTATGCCCACCTGCGAACTCTGGATGTGTCCTACAACCGCCTGGAGAGCCTGCCTCCTGCTTTGCCGCGGTCTCTGTGGGACCTCCGAGCAGCAGGGAATCATCTACGCTCGCTGGACAAAAACGACACAGCTTATCACTGGAACCTGAAAGTACTGGACGTGTCAGACAATGAACTGGAGAGAGTGGTCTTCATCAACAACACGCTGCCGAGTCTCCAAACTCTCAATCTCAGTTACAACAGGTTTTGGACTGTGCCCACGAATATGCCGCACAACTTGGAGAGCATTGATTTGTCGCATAACTATCTGGTGCAGATCCTGCCTGGATCCTTGGATCGACTGCACAGGTTGACTCAGTTCTACTTGCATGCTAATCGCTTCTCCTGGCTGTCTGAAGGGATCTTTGATAAGCTGAGGGGGCTGCAGCTGATGACTCTTGGGGATAACCCCTGGGCttgtgaggaggaggaaaacataACGAGGCTCCTGAGGTGGGCCGAGCGGTCCCACGCCACCGTCTTGGGCTGCCCCTGTTACACAAGACCTATCTGTGGTCAAGCCCATCTGGCGACACCAGGGGGGGAGTGGCACTCTGCGCTGTTCACAGAGCCACCGCTCTGGGTTAACAGTGATGGTGAAGAGCATGATGCTCAATCGCCCGCAAGGACTGCGGAGGCCACGTCCAGTTACCAAGCAAAGTCTGCGCTTTTTGAGACTGGAATCTATCAGGACAAAAGAGGTGTAAATGAATCTGGGGACCATATGGTGTTTGTCTGGACGTCTTCTACAAGTTTTGAGAGCTTCTCCACACATACGAGCACAACAGCGCGCCCACAGTCTTCAACAAAGAAGCCCAAAGTAGCTAACTCACGGAATAAAGGCCGTGGACTTCTCTGTGAGACTCAACAAACTGTCACCCTGACTATTGTAGTCATGAGTCACATCCTTCTGAAAACACCTTGA